Proteins encoded by one window of Campylobacter concisus:
- the hemE gene encoding uroporphyrinogen decarboxylase, with protein MIFIDACLKKPTPYTPVWMMRQAGRYLPEYMRVRAQAGDFLSLCKDYKKASEVTLQPVEILGVDAAILFSDILVVPLEMGMDLRFEKGEGPVFTEPLRDKAALDALSIEKSTKNLAYVYDTIKLTRENLAKDKALIGFCGAPWTIATYMIEGGGSKTYAVCKKMLYQNPEFLHQILEKVTQALILYIKEQIKAGVNAVQIFDSWAAALEEQAYFEFGFNYINKIVDSVKAEFPEIPVIVFPKGISGYLDKISGKFDVFGVDWSTPIELAKAKLSPRYVLQGNMEPTRLYSKKAIDEGVDKILSTMKGVPHIFNLGHGILPDVPVENAKYFIKQVQTKSAR; from the coding sequence ATGATTTTCATAGACGCCTGCCTTAAAAAACCTACCCCTTATACGCCTGTTTGGATGATGCGCCAAGCTGGTAGATATCTACCAGAGTATATGCGAGTACGCGCGCAAGCAGGGGATTTTTTATCTCTTTGCAAGGACTACAAAAAGGCTAGCGAAGTCACGCTTCAGCCAGTTGAAATTCTTGGCGTTGATGCGGCGATTTTATTTAGCGATATCTTGGTTGTGCCTCTTGAAATGGGCATGGATCTACGTTTTGAAAAGGGCGAGGGTCCAGTTTTTACAGAGCCTTTGCGTGATAAAGCCGCACTTGACGCGCTAAGTATCGAAAAATCGACTAAAAATTTAGCATACGTCTATGATACGATCAAACTTACAAGAGAAAATTTAGCCAAAGATAAGGCGCTCATTGGCTTTTGCGGCGCACCTTGGACGATAGCTACATACATGATCGAGGGTGGTGGCAGTAAAACTTATGCGGTCTGCAAAAAAATGCTCTATCAAAATCCAGAATTTTTGCATCAAATTTTAGAAAAAGTGACGCAAGCTCTCATCCTTTACATCAAAGAGCAGATAAAAGCTGGAGTAAATGCGGTGCAAATTTTTGATAGCTGGGCAGCCGCACTTGAGGAGCAGGCTTATTTTGAGTTTGGATTTAACTACATAAACAAGATAGTTGATAGCGTTAAGGCTGAATTTCCAGAAATTCCAGTCATCGTCTTTCCAAAAGGTATAAGCGGCTATTTGGATAAAATTTCAGGCAAATTTGATGTTTTTGGCGTTGACTGGAGTACGCCGATCGAGCTAGCCAAAGCAAAACTTAGCCCAAGATATGTCCTTCAAGGAAACATGGAACCAACTAGACTTTATAGCAAAAAGGCGATAGATGAAGGCGTGGATAAAATTTTAAGCACGATGAAAGGCGTGCCTCATATTTTCAATCTTGGTCATGGAATTTTGCCTGATGTGCCAGTTGAGAATGCAAAATATTTTATAAAACAGGTGCAGACAAAAAGTGCAAGGTAA